The genomic DNA CAGCTGCAGCCATTGCCATCTTCAGCGTTGGCTTTGCAATCATCGGAACAATCTGCGTCCTCTTATCCTTCAGGAAGAAGAGGGATTATCTGCTGAAGCCAGCATCCATGTTCTACACCTTCGCAGGTAGGAGGCTCGGTGCTCACGTACCTGCACGCAGTTCACAGTACAACGCAGAGAATCTTAGATAGATCCCGGGAGGATGGAGACACTTCTAAAAATGCCCTGAAAGTGGCATTTTCTTCCTTAACAGTCAGGCTACAAGTCCCCATGTGGTGCTCCAGCTGAGGAGCTCTGAAAATGTCCCCAGCAGCTTCGCTGTATTTTCTCTAACTACCTTTCGAAGGGGCATTTCTAGCATATTCAGTGCTGGCCACAGTGTAAACCAAGGCTATAGACTATTACATCTCATTTGTTACGACTCAAACCAAGGAAACAGCTGATCCAGGCCCAAAATACACAGCTGTCTCCCAAAACCACGAAGACTGCATTTTTACGTGAGCTAATAATACCTTGGCGTGCCACAATGACTGAAAGACAAAGGTGCAAATTCTTACCTCAATAAAAAACTGACTCAACCTTTGGAAGAGCTCCCTAGGGAATGCAATTATTCCTCCACCGCTTTGAGTTTCCCATCCAAGCCTGCCTAAGAGATCACACAAGTCACCGACTGGCTTGGATGGCCTGGGTTATAGCAGAGCTCTCGGCAGTTGTGAGCATTGGTTCCTTCAACGCTTGAAGTCAATGACTCACCTGTGAATCTCACTGCAATGCCGGTACACAAAAAGACAGATGAGGTGGTTAATTAAGGATGAAAAATTGACAGCTGGTTATTCAACCCACTGCTCCTATCTTCCTTCAGGTCTCTGCATCATCATCTCTGTTGAAGTCATGAGACAATCGGTGAAAAGGATGATCGACAGCAAGGAGACGGTCTGGATGGAGTACAGCTACTCCTGGTCCTTCGCCTGTGCCTGCTCCTCCTTCGTCCTGCTCTTCATCTGCGGCATCGCCCTCCTCCTGATTGCGCTGCCTCGCTTCCCCCAGAACCCCtgggagacctgcatggatgcaGAACCGGAGCACTGATGTTCCCAGCACCCATgacaaaaaaagccagaaaagtgttttgaaatgatttgtattttttaaaatgtctgggtCTCACTATACAATGTGCACTCCATTAACTGAGGCCTTACTGAACCAAGGCATGCTCAATTGTaattcttgctttgtttcttctttattttttcttttttcctttttttttttttaaaagaaagcagaaagagcgTTCAGCACCAGCGAGGGCCGCGGGTGAATGTCACCGTTCTGTGCCAGCCTGGGGACGCCTTGGGCTGATGCAGCTGGGGGAAACCCGGGTGTGAGACAGCTCGTGCCTCAGAGAAGACAGCTTTCTTAGGGAGAAGACATTTGGTGTCGCTAGGGCTAAAGAGCAGATCCACGAGGGATATCGGGCTTTTACACCTCACCTGGTCAGAGAGAGACAGTGAGAAATTCAAGTGCGTCTCCCATCCGTGCCGTACTCCTCTACCTCCCCAAGAAGGGCTAGTTCACCCCTCTGAAATAAGCTGGAGATCCTTACGTTATTCTATTAAACTGTTaaaatttgtcaggaaaaaaaaaaacaactcaaaacccTAAACCCAACTTTGTCTAGCATTGGGATAAAACTTTCTCCTACAAATTTATACTCTGCAGCTCCATTCTTTTTGAATTAAGCACAAAACCCCTGCAAAATAGTTTTTGTTCTGCTTGAACTTTGATAGCAAATCCAAGAAGTGCTGAACATTAAGAGTGccattttcctttaataaaaagcATAATCTTCCAGTAGCATGATTTTCTGGAAAACGATTTTGATGGATGAATCACTTGGCCCATCAAATTCTGCTGGATCCAGAATGACAGTGTAATTCTGGATGGTATTTACCGCACGGAGCTCTCGTTTGTTCCTCGCGAATGGGCTTTTTAAGAACGCCGTGCTTTGCTCACTGCATGCATATCTAAAACTACGTTTTAGGAAAAATCCTTCAAGGCAGCTgcaaagaagaggaggatttggaCTGAAACACCCAGGAGATTCAGGCCCGAAAACACTACAAAAGCGCATCGCTGTTTACGTGTGCTTGAAGAACCGTGCACCCGCGGCACGGCTGATGGGGATGCTGCAGAGGCTGCTTGCATTGCAgacccccccagtgccccaccgcctgcagcactgggggacactggggccccccagcccctccagccaaGCCCTTTGCACCGCCACGGTCCCCCAGCGCCAAgaggtgggtgggttttttgcttgggtcggttggttttttgttttgctttttagttttgggggtttttttacagttcaATTTTCAGAATCTGCTCAGCATTTCCCCCCCGCCAAGTACAAAAAAGTATGTGTTTCACATTGCTGTTTTTTCACCCGATAAtttaaaaagcaggagaaaaggaaacTGAAGTGCCCTTCCCTCCACACTTACCTGTCcacaattctaaaaaaaaaaaaaacaaacaaacaacagacagAACTCGGAACAGAAGATTTTGGACCATTTTGAGGAAGTCAGGACCTGTTCAGTCCTTTAAAGAAATTCCCCAGCAATTTCATGCTGGTGCGAGGGGCTGCCCATGGCCCCGGCCCGGGAGCAccgagccccagcagcccccagcccgacCCCGGCATCTCTCCATTTCCCCATCAGTAGAGTGGCAGCGACAACAGAAGCATTTGTGAAGTTGCATTAGTATTTCTCAAGCTCTTTGAAGTTGAAAAGCAGTACAAATAACACATATATTATAAAGTTTTGGGATAAAGCATTCATTGGAGCTCAGATCGAGTATGAGCTGGGAGCTCTGCCTGTCTCTCATCACGAGAGACAACTGCAAGTCTTCGAGTTGTCACCAAACCACTGTGAAATGCGAAATGGTTTTGAAATCTTATTTTAGGGTACGGAGCTGACATTCttaatttgcatttgcattcTTTGGGAAAACAGAGGCTAGTTTCTAGGGAGATCCTTTACATGCGACAACAGAAAGGGAAGTAGTTGGTGTGACCCCGACGGTGGCTGGCCCCGGGGTGGGACACCCAAACACCCGCAACACACGTTATTCCAAGCAAAGCAGCTGGCAGGCACAAAGGCATTCCCATCATCATCAAAATGACCTCACCTTGGACGTGCCGTGGGGTGGGATAAGCGAGGTTTGGGGACGTGGGACTAAGACCGTCACCCCGTGAGGACCAATGGCACGTGCCGTGCCCCCGGGCAGCCCTTCGTCCCCACGAAGTGCCATCCCCCTCTTGCAACGCTTCTACGGGGACAAAGTGATTTCTAGGTGGCTTCTTATCCTGATGGGCCAGCCCGTTGCCCAGccaaggagctgcttgctccccTTCGCGATATTCTCGAGCAGTGACGTGCGTATTTTGGAAGGTCTCGCCTGTCTCATGCATGCTCCCGCTCCTGCCAGGGCTGAACCGCTTCGCCCGAGCCCCAGTGAGGGCAATGGAAAGATTCCCCGCGAGTGCTGGGGTCTGGCCCGGATCAGAGGTTTTACAGCCTCGCTGGGATCACTTTGCTCATGGGGCAGAGAAAACACACAGCTCACGGCAGCGAGACCCAAAcccccaggcagcagctcagaCGCCTCCTAAAGCTCTTCAACTCGTTAAGCTTGATTCCCTCTCTGCCCTAAGATGAGGTTTTTTCATCGTTCACTACTTCGTACGGTCCCTGCAAGACTGAGAAGCACGTGGATGACTTCATTTTCCAGATATTAAGAAATGCTGACGAGGGACTCGTGCATTAAATTGGCCATTGGTATTCACAGTGGGGCGGGCGCTGCTCCTACAGCAGGTTTGTTCAGCTCTATCTAAATCTCTCTGCCAGGGAGCTGATAGTGTGTTTTGAGAGAGTTAATAAAAATGATTGGCcttcataaaggaaaaagaatataatGTTGCAGGGGGAGCTGTAACCAGTTGAGTTTTCATTCTCTCAGCTGAGCAAATAGCAGGGAATTGCCACCAAAATTTCAGGAACGTAGCAAGAAAACGTGAATGAAACGTCCTTGCTGGCAGGGAGCCATCAGAGCGAAACAGGGATGGGAACCCAGCTGCTGCGCGGCCAAGAGGAACACAGGTGGGTTTGGGTGATGGCCTGAGAACCGAGTGGGAAACACGCACCAGGGAGAGGAAGGGCAAATCGATCCGCGGAACATGTAACTACCACCAGCCACCCTGAAATCTTGAGCGTTGGTCCTGCCATTACCAGACCCGTGGACACCTTCGGTCACGGGTCTCTTGGGCACATGCCGTTGCCACGCTGTAAACCAACATCACTGCCCATCACCGAGGTGCCCCGGGGCATCGCACGTGGCATGGCACTGCGAGATTTCGGTTGCTGAGGCCTGCCCGCCGCACCGCAAAGCCCAAGTGTTAAATCACAGAGTCGACACAACAGGCGACGCGAAGCTTTTGGTTTATGTAAGAGTACGATTTGCTGTTAGGCAAAAGGCGTGGAGAGAATCTGCTtcccttatttttaaatgctgtgttgTGAGAATTTAATGTGCAGAAAAGGTGCCAGACTAACAACCCTGAAGAACAAAACTGCCTGTTTAGCACGCAGCTGAGCGCTCGGCACAGCCTTCATCTGCAGAGGCACCGCAGCTCCAACAAGCggcccccggcgcgccggggggaaGCGCTCACCCCGAGCTCGCCGGTCACACGGTGTAGAGCGTGCGAGGGTGCAGAGATGGGTGCGTGCAGCAAAGGAAAGGCACATTCAGAAATCTTGGTACAAACCCCTACTTTTCCCTCAGTCCGTGTCTGAAAAGAGCCAGCAGATGCCCGAAGCTCAGGTGTTTGACCACCCTGGCATGTAATTTATACAGACACAGGTACGCTtacttgattctttttttcactgCTCTCTTTCCACTCAGTTGCTTCCTTGTGGCCCATCacctcttttttctccctgcgTTGACAGCTGTGGAAATTATTTCTAGAAGGTCCGAAAGATTTGAGAGTTTTTGCTCCCCCACAACAATGTCCTTGGCCCCGCTGCAGAGGGGCGCTTTCTCTCCTGGGCTTGAAGCTCTTGAGGAACACACCTGATGCAAGAGGTGACCAACACCAAGAGGCGGCTGTTCATAGTGTTAcatcctgccagccccagggagggcCTTGGGGATCAACACCGAGCCCTTGGGCTCCATCCAGCGCGCTCCGAGTCGGGCATCTGCATGCCAGGAACCCGGCCAATGCGCAGAAACGGTTTATAGCATAAACTTCATTTTCAACGTCGCTTAAAATAAGCTTCTGCTTTCACGGTGGGGCAGTGGCTCTTTGAATGCCGTATTACTTTTATAACTTAAATATTAGGCTGTATAACTTAAGTATTAGGCTGCTCTGTACCACAGATTACACCCACAGCAACAGGATCTGTTTTCAAGGCacctatttgatttttttttccctttccattatCACCAAGAGGGCAAGAAAAGAGCGTCACGTCTTTGTTTTGACTGAAGTAGAGGATGAGATTGTTCTTGCTTTGTCATACTTGATCGATGTTCTGGCTCCGGTGAAGCTACTGAACGTAAATCCAAGCCATACAGCCATCACGTATGCACGCCCCGCATCCACGCAGACAGTGAGCTGCTCTTCTGCTTTcgaaaagaaatgcagagaagggAATAAATTCAGATTTCTGGCCTACTTTCTTTTTAGCAGAACCAGCAGCTCAAGTCTGTtttggcagggctgagccccaggGTTCAGCTTCGTGCCCAG from Rissa tridactyla isolate bRisTri1 chromosome 15, bRisTri1.patW.cur.20221130, whole genome shotgun sequence includes the following:
- the CACNG1 gene encoding voltage-dependent calcium channel gamma-1 subunit, yielding MDENKPLKVRLTFSVILVGVSLLFAAVVTDHWAVLSPKVEEYNATCEAAHFGLWRLCTKRIFMQEQGPKEKGCGPITLPGEHNCSYFKHFTPGQSSEIFEVTTQKEYSISAAAIAIFSVGFAIIGTICVLLSFRKKRDYLLKPASMFYTFAGLCIIISVEVMRQSVKRMIDSKETVWMEYSYSWSFACACSSFVLLFICGIALLLIALPRFPQNPWETCMDAEPEH